The following nucleotide sequence is from Candidatus Cloacimonadota bacterium.
TAGCTTAAAGCCAGGCTAATGCTCCGACGGCAGAACAGGAAAAGATTAAAGTGGACGCGATGCTCATATTGTGTTTAGGGTAGAAAATTCTCTTGTTGCAGAGGGCGCAGGTCTTTCAAGTGAGATAAATTGAATCACCGAAAATTGCAAATCGGGTCATCGAAATCTGCAAATGCTTTTTGGATATTCTTTTCTCTTATCGACTTATCTATTTTGTACAAGGGTTAGTTATTTGTAGATTTCAGTTACTCTTTATATGGTATGCATCCTCTGGTAAGTTTATTGAGAACTACAATCAGAAATGCTTGACAGCCAGGTTCATCAGATTAACTTGGTACAAATTGAGGTAAAAATGACAGATGCCATAGTATTTTTAGGAATTCAAGGTAGCGGGAAAGGCACTCAGGCAAAGCTGCTTGCGGAGCGCACTGGGTTTAAGCATATCAATATTGGAGATTTGCTAAGAGAACAGGTGAGCCTTAAAACGAGTATCGGGTTAAGAGTTTCGGAAATTATCCAAAGCGGTAGTTTGGTGTCTGACGAGTTAGTTTTTGAGCTTATCCAAGCTAGCCTTAATAAGGACTGTTCCGGAATAATCTTTGATGGTTTTCCCCGTACCTTAGCTCAAGCAGAGCATTTGGTAAAACACTTCAGATTAGCCAGGGTATATTATTTGGATTTATCTGAGGAGCAGGCAATAGCTCGCATGGAGGGAAGAAGGGTGTGCAAGGAGTGTGGCAGAAATTACCATCTTATGTACCACCCGCCCCAACATGAATGTATTTGTGACGATTGCGGGGGGGTACTGATAACGCGTGCAGATGACTCTCCGGATGCTATCAAAAAACGCATAGCCGCTTTCTTTGATGAAACTTATGCGCTAAAGAAATTCTTTGAGAAGCTGGGAGTTCTAGTTCAGATTTCGGCAGCTAACAGTGTTTCGGAGGTTAAGACAGCTATTTGGGCAGATGCGCTTTTGGATTGAAAGATGTCTGTAAACAATAGCAAGGGCTTGCTAAAGCATATTGAAGCTCTGGCGTATCTTATCGCGGCATGGAGCTTTGCGGTAATATTTTTGGAGAGTATAGTTCAAGAACTTATGAACTATCACTTGCTGGAATTCATTACTGCGGGAGCAAACCTGTTATTATTGTTTTTAACTATTATCAGCCGTCTGATTTGTAAGGATCAAAGCAAACAGACTGTTTTGCTTAGGATTGATATTATCATGTTGCTTCTTGGCGGCCTGTTGATGTTCTATCAGGCAAAGTTCGTAATCTTCTTCCTTCTGATCCGGCAGACTTATTTTATAATGCAATACATACTATTCAGAGCATTTGAGGGCAAACTGTATAAGATTCTAACCGATAACCCGCCGGTTTCACTAATGTTGAGTTTTGCTTTTGTGATACTAGTGGGGACAATACTGTTGATGTTACCGGAAGCCTCTGTAAATAAAGAGATAACACCGTTTATTGATGCTCTGTTTACTTCTACTTCTGCTACTTGTGTAACCGGACTTATTGTAAGGGATACTGGGTCATATTTTAGTTTGTTTGGTCAACTAGTAATTTTGGTTTTGATACAGATAGGTGGCTTAGGTATTATGACTGTTTCTACCGCCTTTGCGCTAATAATGGGCAGACGCCTAACTCTCAAACTAGAGAATGTGATGCATAATGTGGTGGGAGATAACGAACGTCTGGACGTATTTCAACTCTTGAAGAATATCGTAATAGTAACGGCAATAATTGAGGCTTTTGGTGCTGTGTTTTTATTCCTTACTTTTTCGAAAACCATGCAA
It contains:
- a CDS encoding nucleoside monophosphate kinase; the encoded protein is MTDAIVFLGIQGSGKGTQAKLLAERTGFKHINIGDLLREQVSLKTSIGLRVSEIIQSGSLVSDELVFELIQASLNKDCSGIIFDGFPRTLAQAEHLVKHFRLARVYYLDLSEEQAIARMEGRRVCKECGRNYHLMYHPPQHECICDDCGGVLITRADDSPDAIKKRIAAFFDETYALKKFFEKLGVLVQISAANSVSEVKTAIWADALLD